Proteins from a single region of Dysosmobacter acutus:
- a CDS encoding tyrosine-type recombinase/integrase has product MAKGSVRKKGKKWYYRFYVEDASGNSVQREFPGSESKSETEAMLRKAMANYEEKQFVAKSENLTLAGLLDKWIEEELKPGSLSNGTVAAYIDTARRIKKHPIADRKLKKITPDHLQSYLDLLSLGGEWPDGTVRKALSSGSMRQYSAVLQGAFRFAVFPKQYLSFNPMQYIVYRKRTEDYDLFSEDGAEEDIPIIPTISYEQFLELNEMLFKKKNPALLPIQIAYYTGLRIGEVCSLTWQDIDLKEQRLTVRRSIRYNSARHRTEIGTTKRKKIRSVDFCNTLAEILKEAKKTQMLDRLACGPLYSQNYYLTIEEKNRTYYEVYSLPVSEHPPEGYQAISFVCVRQDGRYESPATVSNVCQVAKKRVDGMESFHFHQLRHTFTSNLLSYGAAPKDVQELLGHSDVTTTMNIYAHASREAKRDAAKLLDKVQ; this is encoded by the coding sequence ATGGCAAAAGGTTCTGTAAGAAAAAAGGGAAAGAAGTGGTACTATCGGTTCTATGTAGAGGATGCCAGCGGCAACAGCGTTCAGAGGGAGTTTCCCGGTTCTGAGAGCAAGAGCGAAACGGAAGCCATGCTCCGCAAGGCCATGGCGAATTATGAGGAAAAGCAATTCGTAGCAAAATCCGAAAATCTAACCCTTGCAGGGCTGCTGGACAAGTGGATTGAGGAGGAACTGAAGCCCGGTTCTCTGAGCAACGGCACGGTGGCCGCCTACATCGACACAGCCAGACGCATCAAGAAGCACCCCATCGCTGACCGTAAGCTGAAGAAGATCACACCGGATCATCTGCAAAGTTATCTGGACCTGCTGAGCCTTGGCGGTGAATGGCCGGACGGCACGGTAAGGAAAGCGCTGAGCAGCGGTTCCATGCGGCAATACTCCGCCGTGCTGCAAGGTGCGTTCCGTTTCGCGGTATTCCCTAAGCAGTATCTCTCCTTCAACCCCATGCAGTACATCGTGTACCGCAAGAGGACGGAGGACTACGACCTGTTTTCGGAGGACGGTGCGGAGGAGGATATTCCCATTATCCCGACGATTTCCTACGAACAGTTTCTTGAATTGAATGAGATGCTGTTCAAAAAGAAAAACCCCGCCCTTCTGCCTATCCAGATCGCGTACTACACCGGACTTCGCATTGGCGAGGTTTGCAGCCTGACCTGGCAGGACATTGACCTGAAGGAGCAGCGGCTGACGGTGAGACGCAGCATCCGCTACAACTCGGCGCGGCACAGGACGGAGATTGGCACCACGAAGCGCAAAAAGATCCGCTCAGTGGATTTCTGCAACACACTGGCGGAGATTTTGAAAGAGGCAAAGAAAACGCAGATGCTTGACCGCCTTGCCTGTGGACCGCTATACAGCCAGAATTACTACTTGACCATTGAAGAAAAGAACCGCACCTACTATGAGGTTTACAGCCTGCCGGTTTCGGAGCATCCTCCAGAGGGTTATCAGGCGATCAGCTTTGTCTGTGTGCGGCAGGATGGCAGGTATGAGTCTCCGGCAACGGTTTCCAATGTGTGTCAGGTAGCAAAGAAAAGAGTGGACGGCATGGAGAGTTTTCATTTCCATCAGCTCCGCCACACCTTCACCAGCAATCTGCTGTCCTACGGCGCAGCGCCGAAGGACGTGCAGGAGCTTCTTGGCCATTCGGATGTGACGACCACAATGAATATTTACGCACACGCAAGCAGAGAGGCTAAGCGCGATGCCGCGAAACTGCTGGACAAGGTGCAATAA
- a CDS encoding DUF3841 domain-containing protein: protein MGKCKVWTKQHISVLEQLECQGRYTSKREYVALTLEEHTDLVLEAYDWLVRNSPGAAFRPADAEYPVWVSYRQDAAMLPQQDTVLLELTMDEALITPIHVSKWGTILNFSYIPADANDARRHSKLLAEYGVSDAKAYLSRFYPEIREEIVDSWDRLFDDSVHLGSELRYGTIWEVRREWVSHVTR, encoded by the coding sequence ATGGGTAAGTGCAAAGTGTGGACTAAGCAGCATATAAGCGTCTTGGAACAGTTGGAGTGTCAGGGGCGCTACACATCAAAGCGGGAGTATGTGGCCCTGACCCTGGAGGAACACACGGACCTTGTGCTGGAGGCCTACGACTGGCTGGTGCGCAACAGCCCCGGCGCGGCCTTCCGCCCCGCCGACGCGGAGTACCCTGTGTGGGTTTCCTACCGGCAGGACGCCGCCATGCTGCCGCAGCAAGACACCGTGCTGCTGGAGCTGACCATGGACGAGGCGCTTATCACCCCCATCCACGTCTCCAAATGGGGGACGATCCTCAACTTCTCCTATATTCCCGCCGACGCCAATGACGCAAGGCGCCATTCGAAACTGTTGGCGGAGTATGGTGTCAGCGACGCCAAGGCCTATCTGTCCCGGTTTTACCCTGAGATCAGAGAGGAAATCGTGGACAGTTGGGATCGCCTGTTTGACGACAGCGTGCACCTGGGCAGCGAACTCAGATACGGGACCATTTGGGAGGTGAGGCGGGAATGGGTCAGTCATGTGACACGATAA
- the kdpC gene encoding potassium-transporting ATPase subunit KdpC, translating into MKQTILRAFGLVVVMTVLCGLLYTLVCTGVAQALFPRQAGGSVIEVNGKTYGSELLAQQFTQPGHLWGRPMNLDFSSFTDDEGNPVMYAWATNKSPAGRDMDAMVQERMDNLIAADPAMEGTPIPVDLVTVSGSGLDPEISPEAAEYQVHRIAQARELTEDEVRQVIERYTTGRWLGVFGEPRVNVLKVNLALDGILEE; encoded by the coding sequence ATGAAACAGACGATTTTACGCGCATTCGGCCTGGTGGTTGTAATGACCGTACTCTGCGGCCTTCTCTATACGCTTGTTTGTACCGGCGTCGCACAGGCGCTGTTTCCCCGGCAGGCGGGCGGCAGCGTGATCGAGGTCAACGGAAAAACCTACGGCTCGGAGCTGTTGGCCCAGCAGTTCACCCAGCCCGGGCACCTGTGGGGCCGGCCCATGAACCTGGATTTCAGCTCCTTCACCGACGATGAGGGCAATCCGGTGATGTACGCCTGGGCCACCAACAAAAGCCCCGCCGGCCGGGATATGGATGCCATGGTCCAGGAGCGGATGGACAATCTGATAGCGGCGGACCCGGCTATGGAGGGCACGCCCATCCCTGTGGACTTGGTAACGGTTTCCGGCTCTGGTTTGGACCCGGAGATCAGTCCGGAGGCGGCCGAGTATCAGGTGCACCGTATCGCCCAGGCACGGGAACTCACCGAGGATGAGGTCCGCCAGGTCATTGAGCGGTACACCACCGGACGGTGGCTTGGTGTGTTCGGCGAGCCCAGGGTCAACGTGCTAAAGGTCAATCTTGCTCTGGACGGAATCTTGGAGGAGTGA
- a CDS encoding sensor histidine kinase, with product MSIVGYVNISLELWGCVLSLIVAICLLVGGRPRSVQTRLFLQLLVCNAVILLCDAAAWLFKGRSGAVSWWGVRIANFLVFALGYVLLAIFTHYLTAYLGQRTPVSAAPLRFVRALCAIALLLVVLSQFNHMFYVIDAQNVYHRQQWFWLSQVGGIFGMCVNAGILIRYRRAVEPQEEEALWSYIALPALSMCIQIFVYGVALLNLATTLSILVIFLFLQAEQTRRMKARELELAEMRISIMLSQIQPHFLYNALTSIKGLCVTNPQRAEQAVDSFSVFLRGNMNSLTAHQPIPFSQELTHCKNYLELERLRFGGRVNVFYHLPVTDFSIPTLTLQPIVENAVRHGVTKRREGGTIWIRTGETDTGWKVTVADDGVGFDPQRPDGRSHAGIENVRTRLESQCGGSLSVKSNPGQGTTVELNIPKKGEGYAHDNIGRGRRAHRP from the coding sequence ATGAGCATCGTTGGATACGTCAATATTTCCCTTGAACTATGGGGCTGCGTGCTGTCGCTTATCGTGGCGATATGCCTGCTGGTCGGCGGGCGTCCCCGCAGCGTCCAAACCCGGCTGTTTTTGCAATTGCTGGTGTGCAACGCCGTGATCCTGCTGTGCGACGCGGCCGCGTGGCTGTTTAAGGGGCGGTCGGGCGCGGTGAGCTGGTGGGGCGTCCGGATCGCCAATTTCCTGGTATTCGCCCTGGGCTATGTGCTGCTGGCTATCTTTACACACTATCTTACCGCGTATCTTGGCCAGCGAACGCCCGTTTCTGCCGCTCCGCTCCGGTTCGTCCGGGCTCTGTGCGCAATTGCGCTCCTGCTGGTGGTGCTCTCCCAATTCAATCACATGTTCTATGTGATTGACGCGCAAAACGTTTATCACCGGCAGCAATGGTTCTGGCTTTCCCAGGTGGGCGGCATCTTTGGGATGTGCGTCAATGCCGGGATCCTTATCCGATACCGCAGGGCGGTCGAGCCCCAGGAGGAGGAGGCGTTATGGTCCTATATCGCGCTGCCGGCCCTGTCAATGTGCATTCAGATATTTGTATATGGCGTAGCTCTGCTGAATCTGGCCACCACCCTCTCCATTCTGGTTATTTTTCTGTTTCTTCAGGCAGAGCAGACCCGGCGTATGAAGGCCCGGGAACTGGAGCTGGCGGAGATGCGCATTTCCATCATGCTCTCCCAGATCCAGCCGCATTTTCTCTACAACGCGCTGACCTCGATCAAGGGTCTGTGCGTGACGAACCCTCAGCGGGCGGAGCAGGCGGTAGACAGCTTTTCCGTGTTTCTGAGAGGCAATATGAATTCGCTGACTGCTCACCAGCCGATCCCCTTTTCTCAGGAACTGACCCATTGTAAAAACTATCTTGAACTGGAGCGGCTGCGGTTCGGCGGGCGGGTAAACGTATTCTACCACCTGCCGGTGACGGATTTTTCCATTCCGACGCTGACCTTGCAGCCCATCGTGGAAAACGCGGTGCGCCACGGCGTGACAAAGCGGCGGGAAGGCGGAACCATCTGGATTCGCACCGGGGAGACGGATACCGGCTGGAAAGTCACCGTTGCGGATGACGGTGTCGGCTTTGATCCGCAGCGCCCCGACGGCCGCAGCCATGCGGGAATCGAAAACGTACGCACACGGTTGGAAAGCCAATGCGGGGGCAGTCTGAGCGTCAAGAGCAATCCCGGGCAGGGGACCACTGTGGAACTCAACATCCCAAAAAAGGGGGAGGGATATGCGCATGACAATATTGGCCGTGGACGACGAGCCCATCGCCCTTGA
- the kdpA gene encoding potassium-transporting ATPase subunit KdpA, translated as MNPAIQYVLYVVILVALALPLGIYMSKIMGGERTVVSRTLGPVERGVYKLLRIDPKEDMGWKKYLAAALLFNLFGFAVLFLILLFQGHLPWNPQGLDGLSWHLAFNTAVSFVTNTNWQAYSGEVTLSNFSQAMGLTVQNFVSAASGIAVLYALIRGLVRARAKGIGNFWQDLTRCTLYILLPICLISTLVLTSQGVPQTLGGNRYVDLVEPIAIDVEGNALSSAEIDLEAGTVTVDGQTVPGAQIVTQQVLPLYPQASQVAMKQLGTNGGGVLGNNSAHPFENPNLLTNTVEMIFLLVIAVGLCFSFGRSISKMGVSHGMRQGTAIFLAMFIMMIAAMWIGAVHEAAATPVLEQNGLVDTALGNMEGKETRFGVTTSNTWAVWTTCASNGSVNSMHDSYTPLGGMIPMLLMMLGEVVFGGVGCGLYGMIGFVILTVFIAGLMVGRTPEYLGKKIEPREMRMAVLLCLATPIAILIGSGIAALLPGTMDSLNNTGAHGLSEVLYAYSSGGGNNGSAFAGFNANTPFLNISIGLVMLFARFVPMAATVVIAGSMAAKRKVAESAGTLSTSNAMFVFLLILIVLIIGALSFFPALSLGPIAEYTEMIGLS; from the coding sequence ATGAACCCGGCGATTCAGTATGTGTTGTATGTAGTGATCCTGGTGGCGCTTGCGCTGCCCCTTGGCATTTACATGAGCAAAATTATGGGAGGGGAGCGGACAGTGGTCTCCCGCACCCTTGGACCGGTGGAACGAGGGGTTTACAAACTCCTGCGCATCGATCCGAAGGAGGATATGGGCTGGAAAAAGTATCTGGCCGCGGCCCTCCTCTTTAATCTGTTTGGATTTGCTGTCCTGTTCCTGATCCTGCTGTTTCAGGGACATCTCCCCTGGAATCCCCAGGGATTGGACGGCCTGAGCTGGCATCTGGCCTTCAATACGGCGGTCAGCTTTGTCACCAACACCAACTGGCAGGCCTACTCCGGGGAGGTGACGCTGTCCAACTTCTCTCAGGCCATGGGTTTGACGGTGCAGAACTTTGTCTCCGCAGCCAGCGGAATCGCCGTACTCTACGCCTTGATTCGGGGACTGGTCCGGGCCAGGGCAAAGGGCATCGGCAACTTTTGGCAGGATCTGACCCGTTGCACGCTGTACATCCTGCTGCCCATCTGCCTGATCAGTACGTTGGTGCTCACCAGCCAGGGTGTACCCCAGACCCTGGGCGGCAACAGGTATGTGGATTTGGTGGAGCCCATTGCCATCGACGTCGAAGGCAATGCGCTCAGCAGCGCGGAGATTGACCTGGAGGCAGGAACCGTTACAGTGGACGGCCAGACGGTTCCCGGCGCGCAGATTGTGACGCAGCAGGTGCTGCCCCTTTACCCCCAGGCCAGCCAGGTGGCTATGAAGCAGTTAGGCACCAACGGCGGGGGCGTGCTGGGCAACAACTCCGCCCACCCCTTTGAAAACCCGAACCTGCTGACCAATACAGTGGAGATGATCTTCCTGCTGGTCATCGCGGTGGGGTTGTGCTTTTCCTTTGGACGCAGCATCTCCAAAATGGGTGTGAGCCACGGGATGCGCCAGGGCACTGCGATTTTCCTGGCCATGTTTATAATGATGATTGCCGCTATGTGGATCGGCGCCGTCCATGAGGCGGCCGCCACGCCGGTGCTGGAGCAAAATGGCCTGGTGGACACGGCCCTTGGCAACATGGAGGGCAAGGAAACCCGCTTCGGCGTCACTACCTCCAATACCTGGGCGGTCTGGACCACCTGCGCATCCAACGGCTCTGTCAACTCCATGCACGACTCCTATACGCCCCTCGGCGGCATGATCCCCATGCTGCTGATGATGCTGGGCGAGGTCGTATTCGGCGGCGTGGGCTGCGGGCTGTACGGCATGATCGGATTCGTTATCCTGACGGTGTTTATCGCCGGGCTGATGGTGGGCCGCACACCGGAGTATCTGGGCAAGAAGATCGAACCCCGGGAGATGCGGATGGCGGTGCTTTTGTGCTTGGCCACACCCATCGCCATTTTGATCGGCTCCGGCATCGCGGCGCTGCTGCCCGGGACGATGGACAGCCTGAACAACACGGGCGCCCATGGCCTCAGCGAGGTGCTGTATGCCTATTCCTCCGGCGGCGGCAACAATGGGTCCGCATTTGCGGGCTTTAACGCCAATACCCCGTTCCTCAATATCAGCATTGGTCTGGTGATGCTCTTCGCCCGCTTTGTCCCCATGGCGGCAACCGTTGTGATCGCCGGAAGCATGGCCGCCAAGAGGAAGGTGGCGGAGAGCGCCGGGACGCTCTCCACCTCCAACGCCATGTTCGTATTTCTGCTGATCCTCATCGTGCTGATCATCGGCGCGCTGAGCTTCTTCCCCGCTCTGTCCCTTGGCCCCATCGCGGAATATACCGAAATGATTGGTCTCAGTTAA
- the kdpB gene encoding potassium-transporting ATPase subunit KdpB, producing the protein MTNQKSPFADQAILARAIRDAFKKLSPRDQVKNPVMFLVYLSAILTTALYALSLVGISEHLVSSGFILTIAVILWLTSLFSNFAEAIAEGRGKAQADSLRSSRRDVTAHKLSDPSDRSKYVDVPGATLKKGEFFVVSAGEQVSADGEVVEGAASVDESAITGESAPVIREAGGDRSAVTGGTTVLSDYLVVRVTQEAGSSFLDKMIAMVEGANRKKTPNEIALEILLVALSIIFVLVTASLYAYSGFSAVQAGMGNPTSVVSLVALLVCLAPTTIGALLSAIGIAGMSRLNQANVLAMSGRAIEAAGDTDVLLLDKTGTITLGNRQAVAFLPVDGVSEEELADAAQLSSLADETPEGRSIVVLAKERFGIRGRELGDKTFLPFTAQTRMSGVDCQGGEIRKGAAEAVRAYVESAGGTFTGQCEKIVADVARQGGTPLVVAKNHKVLGVIHLKDIIKDGVKEKFADLRKMGIRTIMITGDNPVTAAAIAAEAGVDDFLAEATPEAKLEMIRKFQAEGHLVAMTGDGTNDAPALAQADVAVAMNSGTQAAKEAGNMVDLDSSPTKLIEIVRIGKQLLMTRGSLTTFSIANDIAKYFAIIPAIFMTLYPGLGALNIMRLASPTTAILSALIYNALIIVALIPLALRGVKYREVPAGRLLSHNLMVYGLGGIVVPFLAIKFIDLIVAMLIL; encoded by the coding sequence ATGACGAATCAAAAATCTCCTTTTGCTGATCAGGCAATCCTGGCCAGAGCCATCCGGGATGCCTTTAAAAAGCTCTCCCCCAGGGACCAGGTAAAAAATCCGGTCATGTTCCTGGTGTACCTGTCGGCGATCCTCACCACGGCATTGTACGCGCTGTCCTTAGTTGGAATTTCCGAACACCTGGTCTCCAGTGGCTTCATCTTGACCATTGCTGTCATTTTGTGGCTGACCAGTCTGTTTTCCAACTTCGCGGAGGCTATCGCCGAGGGCCGGGGGAAGGCCCAGGCGGATTCCCTGCGCTCCTCCCGCCGGGATGTGACGGCTCATAAGCTTTCCGATCCCTCCGACCGTTCCAAATATGTGGATGTGCCCGGAGCCACCCTGAAAAAGGGGGAGTTCTTTGTGGTCAGCGCCGGCGAACAGGTCAGCGCCGACGGCGAGGTGGTGGAGGGCGCCGCCTCGGTGGATGAATCCGCCATCACCGGCGAATCCGCGCCTGTGATCCGGGAGGCCGGTGGAGATCGGTCCGCCGTCACCGGCGGCACCACCGTCCTCAGCGATTACCTGGTGGTCCGGGTGACCCAGGAGGCCGGAAGCTCCTTTCTGGATAAAATGATCGCCATGGTGGAGGGAGCCAACCGGAAAAAGACACCCAATGAAATCGCGCTTGAGATTCTGCTGGTGGCCTTGTCCATCATTTTTGTCCTGGTCACCGCGTCGCTGTACGCCTATTCCGGTTTTTCCGCCGTGCAGGCGGGTATGGGCAATCCCACCTCTGTGGTCTCCCTGGTGGCTCTGCTGGTTTGTCTGGCCCCCACCACCATCGGCGCGCTGCTCAGCGCCATCGGCATCGCCGGTATGAGCCGCCTGAACCAGGCCAATGTGCTGGCCATGAGCGGGCGGGCCATCGAGGCCGCCGGAGATACCGACGTACTGCTGCTTGATAAGACTGGAACTATCACCCTGGGCAACCGCCAGGCCGTTGCCTTTTTGCCGGTGGATGGTGTCAGCGAGGAGGAGCTGGCCGACGCAGCCCAGCTCAGCTCCCTGGCCGACGAGACACCTGAGGGACGCTCCATCGTGGTGCTGGCCAAAGAGCGTTTCGGCATCCGGGGCCGGGAACTTGGCGACAAGACTTTCCTCCCCTTTACCGCCCAGACCCGTATGAGCGGCGTGGACTGTCAGGGCGGCGAAATCCGCAAGGGAGCCGCCGAGGCGGTGCGCGCCTATGTGGAAAGCGCCGGCGGAACCTTTACCGGCCAGTGTGAAAAGATAGTGGCCGACGTGGCCCGCCAGGGCGGCACGCCCCTGGTGGTGGCGAAAAACCACAAGGTGTTGGGGGTTATCCACCTGAAGGACATCATCAAGGACGGCGTAAAGGAGAAGTTTGCAGACCTGCGGAAAATGGGTATCCGGACCATTATGATCACCGGCGACAACCCGGTGACCGCCGCAGCCATCGCCGCCGAGGCCGGCGTGGACGATTTTCTGGCTGAGGCTACCCCGGAGGCCAAGCTTGAGATGATCCGCAAGTTCCAGGCCGAGGGTCACTTGGTGGCCATGACCGGTGATGGCACCAACGACGCTCCCGCCCTGGCTCAGGCCGACGTGGCTGTGGCCATGAACTCCGGCACCCAGGCGGCAAAGGAGGCGGGGAATATGGTGGATCTGGACTCCTCGCCCACCAAGCTCATCGAGATTGTCCGCATCGGAAAGCAACTGCTGATGACACGGGGCAGCCTGACCACCTTTTCCATCGCAAACGACATTGCAAAATACTTTGCCATCATTCCCGCCATCTTTATGACGCTGTATCCGGGTCTGGGGGCGCTGAACATCATGCGCCTTGCAAGCCCCACCACCGCCATTCTCTCCGCCCTGATCTACAACGCGCTGATCATCGTGGCCCTCATCCCCCTGGCCCTTCGGGGCGTCAAATACCGGGAGGTTCCGGCGGGAAGGCTGCTCAGCCACAATCTGATGGTGTACGGCCTGGGTGGCATTGTGGTACCTTTCCTTGCCATCAAGTTCATCGACCTGATCGTGGCTATGCTGATCCTGTGA
- a CDS encoding response regulator, producing the protein MTILAVDDEPIALDVLCRAIRKAVPDCALIPFTDPRAALDEVRRRPISPNAAFLDVEMFDLTGLELAKQLKDLYANVNIIFVTGHADYMGEAFYLHASGYILKPASPEAILTELDNLRRPVKDGRDGRLRVQCFGNFEVFLGEQPLNFARSKTKELFAYLVNRRGAVCTVRELAAVLWEDRSNSPAVQSHLRQLVKDLTDTLAAAGAPNVLLKGRGRLSVVPDAFSCDYYDFISGSIQAVNAYMGEYMAQYSWAEFMIAYFDKQ; encoded by the coding sequence ATGACAATATTGGCCGTGGACGACGAGCCCATCGCCCTTGACGTGCTGTGCCGCGCCATCCGGAAAGCCGTACCCGACTGCGCCCTGATCCCGTTTACCGACCCCCGGGCCGCGCTGGACGAGGTGCGGCGCCGCCCGATTTCCCCCAATGCTGCCTTTCTGGATGTGGAGATGTTCGACTTGACCGGGCTGGAGCTTGCCAAACAGCTGAAGGACCTCTATGCCAATGTAAACATCATCTTTGTGACCGGGCACGCGGACTACATGGGGGAGGCGTTCTATCTTCACGCTTCGGGCTATATCCTGAAGCCAGCGAGCCCGGAAGCGATTCTTACGGAGTTGGACAATCTGCGCCGTCCAGTGAAAGACGGCCGGGACGGTCGTTTGCGGGTACAGTGCTTCGGCAATTTTGAGGTGTTCCTGGGGGAACAGCCGCTGAACTTCGCGCGGAGCAAGACCAAGGAACTGTTCGCTTATCTGGTAAACCGCCGAGGAGCAGTCTGCACCGTGCGGGAGCTGGCCGCCGTGCTCTGGGAGGACAGGTCCAACTCCCCCGCCGTCCAGAGCCATCTGCGGCAGTTGGTCAAGGACCTGACCGACACCCTGGCGGCGGCAGGGGCTCCCAATGTGCTGCTGAAGGGGCGCGGCCGCCTGTCCGTGGTCCCCGACGCGTTTTCCTGCGATTACTACGATTTCATCAGCGGCAGCATACAGGCGGTCAACGCCTATATGGGCGAATACATGGCGCAGTACAGCTGGGCGGAGTTCATGATTGCCTATTTTGACAAGCAATAA
- a CDS encoding DUF3841 domain-containing protein, translated as MGQSCDTIRLYTAQSDVVLRVLERDGVCFSREEYVRGKYGESAPVFLTAYSWFVSRMENIVPRPRGAEFPYWAFGALYSVDRTGTGEALTLDVPLDQAVLFDLYDWNKVMQLRYIGENEREERSFQKELARCGLRETDVMLTKFHPQWKKRILESWERLFRHHDRIREGDMSGVGGVQAGLWQIRSEWIRRQRVPPPQ; from the coding sequence ATGGGTCAGTCATGTGACACGATAAGGCTTTACACCGCTCAGTCCGACGTGGTGCTGCGGGTTTTGGAGCGGGATGGAGTCTGCTTTTCCAGGGAGGAGTATGTCCGAGGCAAGTACGGGGAGAGCGCGCCTGTTTTCCTCACTGCCTACTCCTGGTTTGTGAGTCGGATGGAGAACATTGTGCCAAGGCCCCGGGGCGCAGAGTTTCCCTACTGGGCCTTTGGCGCGCTCTACAGCGTGGACCGGACGGGGACGGGAGAAGCGCTGACCTTGGATGTGCCCCTTGATCAGGCGGTGCTCTTTGACCTGTACGATTGGAACAAGGTCATGCAGCTGCGCTATATCGGGGAGAACGAGCGGGAGGAGCGGTCGTTTCAAAAAGAGCTTGCCCGCTGCGGACTGCGGGAGACCGACGTGATGCTGACGAAGTTCCACCCCCAGTGGAAGAAGCGGATTTTGGAGAGCTGGGAGCGGCTGTTCCGGCACCACGATCGGATTCGGGAAGGGGATATGAGCGGCGTGGGAGGCGTGCAGGCCGGACTCTGGCAGATCAGGAGCGAGTGGATCAGACGGCAGCGGGTTCCGCCGCCCCAATAG
- a CDS encoding sensor domain-containing diguanylate cyclase, whose product MKSIQTKFITLILSCVLLSSLVIGGAGVRIAHTVVDRDSAQIMNLLCSEKASELDGLFSRIEQSVKTLALYTSEQLESLERLKTDPDYMNAYTSQLMSVAVNAADNTEGALAVYVRFNPKFSPPTSGLFWSRTTRNGNFEELTPTDFSTYSPSDTEHVGWYYVPVNNGAATWMDPYYNQNIDVEMVSYVIPIYRDNETVGVVGMDIDFSIIEDVVSGIRVYDSGYAFLVDTQGMVVSHREIPMGTPMGNADKSLIPVVSELENGTTGSSLFSYVWRGQDKELSFRTLRNSMHLAVSAPVSEIDSARNRLILHILTALVLISALSVLLTVIFTRRLVRPLKELNAAAKKIAEGDLSVTISHQTRDEVGTLADSFQKTVDSLQKYITYINGLAYRDPLTGVKNKTAYLEAERLMEERMRTGRPEFAVVVMDINGLKEVNDTCGHDFGDILIIDACKLICRTFKRSPVYRIGGDEFVIILENADLAHYPELLEEFARGMAGCCGGRPGESLSIARGIAIYDSQTDLVFANVFKRADDAMYQNKAAMKARAVSKKEDAAPSSPADGVKPL is encoded by the coding sequence ATGAAGTCAATCCAGACAAAATTTATCACCCTGATATTGTCCTGTGTTCTGCTCTCCTCCCTGGTCATTGGCGGAGCGGGCGTGCGCATCGCCCACACGGTGGTGGATCGGGACTCCGCCCAGATCATGAACCTGCTGTGCAGTGAAAAGGCCAGCGAATTGGACGGTCTCTTCTCCCGCATCGAGCAGTCTGTGAAGACACTGGCCCTCTATACGTCCGAGCAGCTGGAGAGCCTGGAACGGCTGAAAACCGACCCGGACTATATGAATGCCTATACGTCGCAGCTGATGTCCGTGGCAGTCAACGCGGCCGACAACACCGAAGGCGCCTTGGCGGTTTACGTCCGCTTCAACCCCAAGTTTTCCCCGCCCACCTCCGGTCTCTTCTGGAGCAGGACCACGCGAAACGGAAATTTTGAGGAGCTGACCCCCACTGATTTTTCCACGTACAGTCCAAGCGACACGGAGCATGTGGGCTGGTATTATGTCCCGGTGAACAATGGCGCTGCCACTTGGATGGACCCGTATTACAACCAAAACATCGACGTTGAGATGGTCTCCTACGTCATCCCCATCTATCGGGACAACGAGACTGTGGGAGTCGTTGGGATGGATATCGATTTCAGTATCATTGAGGACGTGGTCAGCGGCATTCGGGTCTATGACAGCGGCTACGCCTTCCTGGTGGATACGCAGGGCATGGTGGTCAGCCACCGGGAAATCCCCATGGGCACGCCCATGGGAAACGCGGACAAGAGTCTGATCCCTGTGGTGTCAGAGCTGGAAAACGGAACCACGGGCAGCAGCCTTTTCTCATACGTCTGGAGGGGCCAGGATAAGGAATTGTCCTTCCGCACCCTGCGCAATTCCATGCATCTGGCCGTTTCCGCGCCCGTCTCCGAGATCGACTCGGCACGCAATCGGTTGATCCTGCACATTCTCACGGCGCTGGTTCTGATTTCCGCCCTGTCCGTCTTGCTGACCGTGATCTTTACGCGCCGTCTTGTCCGGCCTCTGAAGGAGCTCAACGCGGCGGCGAAAAAAATTGCCGAGGGCGATCTCAGCGTCACCATCAGCCACCAGACCAGAGACGAGGTGGGCACTCTGGCGGACAGCTTCCAGAAAACAGTGGACAGCCTGCAAAAGTACATCACCTACATCAATGGGCTGGCTTACCGGGACCCACTGACGGGGGTAAAAAACAAAACCGCCTATCTGGAGGCCGAGCGGCTGATGGAAGAGCGGATGCGCACGGGGCGGCCGGAATTCGCCGTGGTGGTCATGGACATCAACGGCCTGAAGGAGGTCAACGACACCTGCGGCCACGACTTTGGCGATATCCTGATCATCGACGCCTGCAAGCTCATCTGCAGGACCTTCAAGCGCAGTCCGGTCTACCGCATCGGAGGCGATGAATTCGTGATCATCCTGGAAAACGCGGACCTGGCACATTATCCCGAGCTGCTGGAGGAGTTTGCCCGCGGAATGGCCGGCTGCTGCGGCGGCCGCCCGGGCGAGTCGCTCTCCATCGCCCGGGGCATCGCCATCTATGACAGCCAGACGGATCTTGTATTCGCCAACGTGTTCAAGCGGGCCGACGACGCCATGTATCAAAACAAGGCCGCCATGAAAGCGCGGGCGGTTTCCAAAAAAGAGGACGCGGCCCCCTCCTCCCCCGCCGATGGCGTGAAGCCGCTTTGA